In the Streptomyces sp. NBC_00193 genome, GGGCTGACCCGTGTCACCAGCGCACCCGCCGGGCCCATCGTGCGCGTGCAGGCCGTTTCGAACGGTCGCGTGTACGGCCGGGACTTCGACACCCGCAACAGCAGCTGGTCCCCGTGGGGCGAGATCCCGGGCGGTGCCACCGGTGTCAAGGACATCGCCTCCAGCATGATCGGCAACAACGTTCAGGTTCAGATCATCGGCGGAGACGGAGCCGTCTGGAGCCAGTTCGGCAACTACGACGCCGGCCGCTGGAACGACGTGTGGGCCAAGGCGGGTGGCGCCGGTCTGGCGAACATCTCGAGCGCGCCCACGGGCACCACCGTCGAGGTCTACGCGACCGACGCCGCGGGCAAGGTCAACAACGCCCGCCTCGACACCACCACCGGTAGCTGGAGCACCTTCCAGGAACTCAAGGGCGGCATCTCGGGCACCACTGACGTGGCCGCCGCGATCTCCGTCGCGCCCTCGAAGGTGACGCTCGCCGCCACCACGGGCAGCGCGCTGTCCCTCCAGACCGGCTCCCTGTCCAGCGGCGCCTTCGGCGCCCAGTGGACCGCCGTCAACGGTCTGCCGATCACCCAGCTGACCAGCGCCGACACCGGGAACACGATCCGCTACGTCGGTGTCGCCGGCGGCAAGGTCTACGACCGCGAGTACAACCCGTCCACCAACGTCTGGGGCACCTGGAACGAGGTCCCCGGTGGCGCGGCCGGCGTCAAGGACATCTCCACCTCGATGATCAACAACGTCCTGTACGTGCAGATCGTCGGCAGTGACGGCAACCTCTACACCCAGGTGGGCGACTACAACCTCGGCCGCTGGAACAGCACCTGGGCCGCCATCCCCGGAGTCACCGGGCTGACCGGCCTCACCTCGGTGAAGGCGGGACCGTACGTTCGCCTCTACGGCATCGCGTCCGGCAAGGTCTACGGCCGTGACCTCGACACCCGCAGCAACACCTGGAGCGTCTGGGGCGAACTGCCTGGTGGTATGACCGGCGCCAAGGACATCGCCATCTCCCGCGTCGGCCACACCGTCCAGCTCCAGGCGATCGGCGCCGACGGCGCGCTCTACGCCCAGGCCGGCGACTACCTGGCCGGTCTCTGGAAGCCGTCCTGGACCAAGGTCGGCGGAACCGGTCTGACCCGCATCTCCAGCGCCGCCGCCGCGGGCAACGTCAACGTCTACGCCATCGGCGCGGGCGGCAAGGTCCAGAGCATCACCTTCGACACCACGGTGGGCAACTGGACCTCCTGGCTCCAGGTCCCGGGCACCCTCACCAGCCCGGCCGACCTCACCGCCACCGCCACCAAGTAGCGCCGAGCGGCACCGGGCGTCATCGGCCCCGGCCGGACCAGGACCTCAACGTCCCGGTCCGGCCGGGGCCGCCGTCATTGCGTGCCGGCCCCGGGCTACGCGAACCGTTCGCGGAGCTTGTACTTGAGGACCTTGCGCAGGGCGTCGTTGCGGGGCAGGGCCTCGACCAGTTCCAGCTGCTCCGGGAGCTTGTGCGTGGAGAGGCCCTCCGCGCGGAGGTACGAGGTCACCTCGGGCAGGGTCAGGGGGGCTGCGCCCGGGGGCTGTTCGACGACCGCGCAGACGCGTTCTCCGCGTTCCGGGTCCGGCAGGCCGATGACGGCGACGTCGGCCACGGCGGGGAGCTGGTGGAGCAGGTCCTCGATCTCCTTCGCGGAGATGTTCTCGCCCTTGCGGATGATGACGTCCTTGCTGCGGCCGGTCAGGACCAGGTAGCCGTCCTTCGTGAGGTGGCCGAGGTCGCCGGTGACCAGGTAGCCGTCGGCGTCGAAGACGCCGGTGTTCTGGTCCCTGTTCAGGTACCCCTGGCAGACCGCCTCCCCGCGCAGGCGGACCTCCCCGTCGGTGTCCGGGGGGAGGAGCGTGCCTTCCGGGGTGGTGAT is a window encoding:
- a CDS encoding trypsin-like serine protease, whose amino-acid sequence is MSAPRPRTARATGLLITAAAVSTSLVSAVPAIAVTGPDAAAGSHAYLAKLNIGDVETGRACTSVLVDPRWVLTAASCLAAKPGDAVVAGKPALKTTATFTGQTREVVEVSASATDRDLVLARLASPVTGIAPVKRAAAAPAAGVDLTAAGFGRTKTQWVTDTAHTGAFTTDSAAAATTLAITGKGADVICKGDSGGPLLNAAGELVGINSRSWQAGCLGAPAAETRTGAVAARTDNVGAWIDQTVAPRNGNQVSLLAGGGGAMWSQFGHLGYGEYGDAWAKINGKNVSRVATVRDGDLVRAYAIADGKVYGQDLDLASSGTWSGWGEVPGGAAGAQDISASLVGTSVHVQIVGSEGNLYSQVADYKAGRWNNAWTAVGASGLTRVTSAPAGPIVRVQAVSNGRVYGRDFDTRNSSWSPWGEIPGGATGVKDIASSMIGNNVQVQIIGGDGAVWSQFGNYDAGRWNDVWAKAGGAGLANISSAPTGTTVEVYATDAAGKVNNARLDTTTGSWSTFQELKGGISGTTDVAAAISVAPSKVTLAATTGSALSLQTGSLSSGAFGAQWTAVNGLPITQLTSADTGNTIRYVGVAGGKVYDREYNPSTNVWGTWNEVPGGAAGVKDISTSMINNVLYVQIVGSDGNLYTQVGDYNLGRWNSTWAAIPGVTGLTGLTSVKAGPYVRLYGIASGKVYGRDLDTRSNTWSVWGELPGGMTGAKDIAISRVGHTVQLQAIGADGALYAQAGDYLAGLWKPSWTKVGGTGLTRISSAAAAGNVNVYAIGAGGKVQSITFDTTVGNWTSWLQVPGTLTSPADLTATATK